A window of Hippoglossus stenolepis isolate QCI-W04-F060 chromosome 16, HSTE1.2, whole genome shotgun sequence contains these coding sequences:
- the tcf20 gene encoding transcription factor 20 isoform X1, whose product MQNFPNSPAPTSLPHGFSGRGGGGPPYPPQPAEPQISPRMTDDYAGMQQQSLLRGHHHPSQASHMLAYSARSRAAVEQPPTQGNIHSGNSTNPYRKEAMDYYFSMGGKERQRRGGIGYGTGFGYPNIDGHIPHQYRHAGSGSAPSSGLMSPYPVDYGSSAGSGGGAGAGAFSPTHQYNMSQNPAMQSVSVSQMQHRQHGQTFPAVHHGQQHRSYPLSGHRMTPQYAHYSPQSGASTGSSGMYSPPPQRYLDGAASTGFDPKVNSSPSVNSTSNSVSSSVAANNVGPMENVQQSYHASSYPGYSPQTHSLHKQSTLQHRNSQHNLGVGYDNSLKMQHQGPSPGSVYAKQPSNPSIPQAASQEIAKSPMHPNAQQTQINQNFSPISNPSPAASAVHSPSCSSSPSPLMGVSEAHGNPSGHGPSHPPPSNPRSSHGHGRLLQTMPQLSPTPNSNSSISSCGSSGSHKAHSMSSVGGSSLPPTGRNKTGLGAGIGSREDASSVYSSSLLDKIQDAGLNSLNALSSQVANLPNTVQHMLLTDTVLSHKKKEVGQMQQALHSMPPSHPRSRNASAASSTSTVKDGSADGASLDAGADEDSSLMSVGGSSGTKVEREEQFSEGEHGRVRQMSGASSGSETTGYHPPPQNQIQPQSVQAAIAKTVSSDSLTKEPRVSEQKANEARVPSLSSSPSFGCQSSETGPISHSTPPVSSSPSSSIPPPQPNCVSEPVLTYNDNRGGRKKTTEVKNEVIKNESEGVVEKPERGGSQMQRAVEVNTQNGQDKENKLHTASRLHNNEREEKHTSEEQQCASGVGVIVSARSEGSHTEKTKHPQDNCGEEKQSHSYLRESSSHNGEEGIDLSLYSSQKSNFGRPQNPPQSASHKYGYPESTYGSDLSMKKRGRAGAASVMESNSRYLGYQQSQTGSVAEALVKRGHGAGGKVHEDNSQMQQFPSLLQEVLQGYNLDRRYGRPEQAFPAHLQVQQHIQSRTPYENMRMQSGGTEAGKPTHPNLRHGSEPDFTTDPQIAVKSEVSSANILQNADKPELGVSQSQLQQATESQQPPPKHINLADYSLPQRKVLSNVSTPSSAVQELLLQEPEPLTGSIGQTESQKSSGSILAPSERRSVICDVSPNRRSTPERDRESDREREREKSQIGASVIQQPFSSPAAANDLSKKDTGEKPVVKMEMISKDPGPDIVNLQTDRHGRGGANEADMEYHPKSVHSSVVMNADPYRRGNVDMSPLPSHPMSTNPLSSPSRHQSYLHSVDLSTGSGSSFPGYRYGETREGNTMPRSNPHFPSHHPYHNLAHQAQSTNKLQMYPHPRGLPHHPHEMSDWVKAMNRSSKELMMQPGSSPGRHKVSQSEQRPRMIPQTDMPGEQHATKTSLHHQSAYFDMKMWESAHPGREGPRMIEGESFYRTQPPPPPPPPPAPVASHGPAPPRMIHGQNAAEPEVPRGATEEAKHPCPPPPSNPAKPPADMNSTPPKVRQSKAGGSGDTNPLILRRRVRSFISPIPAKRQLQDVTQQRAATNSHHSPGAHSESSHHNEEDSTSSDIPCPRLSSPMSGENTYSQPQSPSSANTKVLPPKKGRGLKLEAIVQKITPNIKKPVGHADDESNHYPGFSHSELPAFNDSQDQDLAHFPRVTGGNDSYMDDSHSLNNIIPFRGVDETGPLPPSAYPCDPLQTAQALKQQDFDFGLGASVASASDDKEDFALLGPLPPPPPLPRPVQGSPPPSSSALSDIQHFTNTYQELETRRGEQSAANLLRQKLQESDMGFDDYPGSDYYGTTPPHHSQAQGHMLNRHQLSSSRSSLSPDSKNSDSLVPKGYFPSGKKKGRPVGSVNKQKRAQNQAQTPSQAQSQGQTPNTALSTAPSSPTPSTGTAPTPQTELTPSSTPAPAEHPLSDDKITPPLDPPVLTQVVKVDVESEDTQPETEVKPVRRRRRGVKDEDGPLEARGRQRRRRRGGAAAAPSVAKDDPDTPLGAGGGLGTSRAFTDSNRKGPFFPHIHVENKVPEIGAVCTIVNAEEEKMKGERSAVAGKAGGSGIDSLLTSALSSQVSKRDKESERRPTDEVETTLQSGKALPSSGYVVSGPVITETDHSGRLLCCLCQKWANYKHLGDLYGPFYRAEYAAKLPKNQPQVRQCQATTGTNKTGPNPDMSSNYLSTIQDSQTPEAQFPKPVTESDYAISLDSNPASLSTPVRTASPAGREDMMMHVAGKLSNTASSYSCSSSSSSSSSSTTTTTTTSKTKFLTWDMNLDTRPIPQLKRELDLEADPQQVQKQLLLQPPPDEALQRPQHRKLTSHPRFKRRHKSSEDSPRMVPSNSKASLPFQPPPPALDSLGPLAQLAQLPQMPMDPEELWVHECCIVWTSGVYLVNGRLYGLQEALDGARETSCSYCEMVGSTLGCHSKGCTLRYHYMCAIEADCSLNEDNYSLRCPKHKVKKESLPRASGQPSQFTWSSQREAERDGEEEETQESGSC is encoded by the exons atgcagaATTTTCCAAACAGTCCAGCTCCTACTTCTTTACCCCATGGGTTCAGTGGGAGGGGTGGAGGCGGACCTCCGTATCCCCCTCAGCCAGCAGAACCCCAGATCTCCCCAAGGATGACAGACGATTATGCAGGCATGCAACAACAGAGCCTGCTCAGAGGCCATCACCACCCCAGTCAAGCCAGCCACATGCTTGCTTACAGTGCTAGAAGCAGAGCAGCTGTGGAGCAACCGCCAACACAGGGTAACATTCACAGTGGCAATAGTACCAACCCTTACAGGAAGGAGGCCATGGACTATTATTTTTCAATGGGCgggaaggagaggcagagaagggGAGGTATTGGTTACGGGACAGGCTTTGGCTACCCGAATATTGATGGACATATACCTCACCAGTACCGACACGCTGGATCTGGCTCTGCCCCATCATCCGGCCTGATGTCACCGTATCCAGTAGACTACGGCTCTAGTGCTGGTTCAGGTGGAGGTGCTGGTGCTGGAGCCTTCTCTCCTACTCATCAGTACAATATGAGCCAGAACCCTGCAATGCAGTCAGTGTCAGTCTCTCAGATGCAGCACCGCCAGCATGGACAAACCTTCCCAGCTGTCCACCACGGACAGCAGCATCGGAGCTACCCCCTCTCTGGGCACAGAATGACCCCACAGTACGCACACTACTCGCCACAGAGTGGAGCATCCACGGGGTCATCAGGAATGTACAGCCCTCCGCCGCAGAGATATCTCGATGGGGCTGCGAGCACTGGATTTGATCCCAAAGTCAACAGCTCTCCCAGTGTCAACTCCACTTCAAACTCGGTCTCCAGTTCAGTAGCTGCTAACAATGTGGGGCCAATGGAGAATGTTCAACAGAGTTACCATGCTTCAAGTTATCCTGGATATTCCCCACAGACGCATTCTCTTCACAAGCAGTCCACACTACAGCACCGCAACTCGCAGCACAATTTAGGGGTAGGTTACGACAACTCTCTCAAGATGCAGCACCAGGGCCCATCTCCAGGGTCTGTATATGCTAAACAACCCTCCAATCCCAGTATACCTCAAGCAGCATCTCAAGAAATAGCCAAATCCCCAATGCACCCGAATGCTCAGCAAACCCAGATCAACCAAAACTTCAGCCCGATATCGAACCCCTCTCCCGCTGCCTCAGCAGTTCATTCCCCCAGCTGTagctcctctccttcccctttgATGGGTGTATCAGAGGCACATGGAAACCCCTCAGGTCATGGTCCTTCACATCCTCCTCCATCAAACCCCCGTAGCAGCCATGGTCATGGCAGATTACTGCAGACTATGCCACAGTTAAGTCCCACTCCCAACTCAAATAGCAGCATCAGTAGTTGTGGAAGCAGCGGCAGTCATAAAGCTCACAGCATGAGTTCAGTTGGAGGCAGCAGTCTCCCTCCAACAGGCCGCAACAAAACAGGTCTAGGAGCAGGAATTGGATCCCGAGAGGACGCATCCTCTGTTTATTCATCTTCTCTGCTTGATAAAATCCAGGATGCCGGCCTGAATAGTCTTAATGCCTTGAGCTCACAAGTAGCCAATTTACCAAACACAGTTCAGCACATGCTCCTCACTGACACCGTACTTTCACACAAGAAGAAAGAAGTCGGACAGATGCAACAGGCTTTACATAGCATGCCCCCCTCACATCCTAGGAGTCGAAATGCAAGTGCAGCCTCAAGTACTAGCACAGTCAAAGATGGAAGTGCTGATGGTGCCAGTTTAGATGCTGGCGCTGATGAAGACTCCTCATTAATGTCAGTAGGAGGCTCATCAGGGACCAAGGTGGAGCGCGAGGAACAGTTTTCTGAGGGGGAACATGGCAGAGTGAGACAGATGAGTGGTGCAAGCAGTGGATCCGAAACAACAGGCTATCACCCTCCACCTCAGAATCAAATCCAACCACAGTCTGTACAAGCAGCGATTGCTAAAACAGTCAGCTCAGATTCACTGACAAAAGAGCCACGTGTTTCCGAGCAAAAAGCAAATGAAGCTCGTGTTCCCTCCTTGTCATCATCTCCATCCTTTGGCTGTCAGTCATCAGAGACTGGCCCAATTTCACATTCAACGCCTCCAGTTtcctcatccccctcctccagcaTTCCTCCTCCCCAGCCAAACTGTGTCTCAGAACCTGTTTTAACATATAATGACAACAGAGGTGGTCGCAAGAAGACAACAGAGGTTAAAAATGAAGTAATCAAAAACGAAAGTGAAGGCGTAGTTGAAAAACCAGAGAGAGGCGGTAGCCAGATGCAGCGAGCTGTAGAAGTCAATACACAAAATGGTCAGGACAAAGAAAATAAGTTGCACACTGCATCCAGATTACACAATaatgagagggaagagaagcaCACTTCAGAAGAGCAGCAATGTGCCAGTGGTGTTGGTGTGATTGTTTCAGCTCGATCTGAGGGAAGTCACACTGAAAAAACCAAGCACCCCCAAGACAACTGTGGTGAAGAGAAACAGTCACACTCTTACTTAAGAGAGTCAAGCAGCCATAATGGAGAGGAGGGAATAGATCTTAGTCTGTATTCCTCCCAGAAATCTAATTTTGGACGGCCTCAGAATCCCCCCCAGTCTGCGTCACATAAATATGGCTACCCAGAATCAACATATGGCTCAGATTTGTCaatgaaaaagagagggagggctgGTGCTGCGAGTGTAATGGAATCAAATTCCAGATACTTAGGGTACCAACAATcgcagactggttctgtagctGAGGCTTTGGTAAAGCGAGGGCACGGGGCGGGAGGTAAAGTTCACGAGGATAATTCTCAAATGCAGCAGTTTCCCAGCCTTTTACAAGAAGTCCTTCAAGGTTATAATCTAGATAGACGTTATGGCAGACCAGAGCAGGCATTTCCTGCCCATCTCCAAGTTCAACAACACATTCAAAGCAGAACCCCGTATGAAAATATGAGGATGCAGAGCGGAGGAACAGAGGCTGGAAAGCCCACACATCCAAACCTGAGGCATGGAAGTGAGCCTGATTTCACCACGGATCCACAGATTGCAGTGAAGTCAGAGGTTTCCAGTGCTAACATTTTGCAAAATGCTGACAAACCGGAATTAGGTGTGTCCCAGAGTCAGTTACAACAGGCTACAGAGTCCCAGCAACCCCCACCCAAACATATAAACTTAGCTGACTACTCCCTGCCACAGAGAAAAGTGTTATCTAATGTGTCCACTCCATCATCTGCTGTTCAGGAGCTCCTTTTGCAAGAGCCAGAGCCACTAACTGGCAGCATTGGTCAAACTGAGTCTCAAAAGTCATCAGGCTCCATATTAGCCCCATCAGAGCGGCGCTCTGTCATCTGTGATGTGTCGCCAAACCGGCGCAGTACACCAGAGAGGGACAGGGAGAGtgaccgagagagagagcgagagaaaagtCAGATTGGAGCCTCTGTGATCCAACAGCCATtttcctctccagcagcagccaatGATCTGAGTAAAAAAGACACGGGAGAGAAACCAGTGGTGAAAATGGAAATGATATCAAAAGACCCTGGTCCAGACATTGTAAATTTACAGACTGATCGTCATGGCAGAGGTGGAGCGAACGAGGCAGATATGGAGTATCATCCCAAGTCTGTTCATTCATCTGTTGTAATGAATGCTGACCCCTATAGGCGTGGTAATGTGGACATGTCCCCCTTGCCTTCTCACCCCATGAGCACTAATCCTTTATCGTCACCCTCAAGGCATCAGTCCTATCTTCACAGTGTTGATTTATCAACTGGCAGCGGCAGCAGTTTTCCTGGTTATAGATATGGGGAAACGAGAGAAGGCAATACAATGCCACGCAGCAATCCCCATTTTCCCTCCCACCATCCATACCACAACTTAGCCCACCAGGCTCAGTCCACAAATAAGCTTCAAATGTATCCTCACCCTCGCGGCCTCCCTCATCACCCGCATGAGATGAGTGACTGGGTGAAAGCCATGAACAGGTCATCCAAGGAGTTGATGATGCAGCCTGGTTCCTCCCCAGGAAGACATAAGGTCAGCCAATCGGAGCAGAGACCGAGGATGATCCCCCAAACTGACATGCCTGGTGAACAACACGCAACCAAAACTTCGCTGCATCATCAAAGCGCCTACTTTGATATGAAAATGTGGGAGTCAGCGCACCCAGGAAGAGAAGGCCCGAGGATGATAGAGGGAGAGTCCTTCTACAGAACACAgccgcctcctccccctccccctcctcctgctccagtaGCCTCACATGGCCCTGCTCCCCCACGGATGATACATGGCCAAAATGCTGCTGAACCCGAGGTCCCCAGAGGAGCCACAGAGGAAGCCAAGCACCCctgcccccctcctccatccaaCCCCGCTAAGCCACCTGCTGACATGAACTCCACGCCCCCGAAGGTGCGTCAGTCTAAAGCTGGTGGTTCCGGAGACACAAATCCACTAATATTGAGGAGGAGGGTTCGTTCTTTTATCTCTCCAATTCCCGCCAAGAGGCAGCTCCAGGATGTGACCCAGCAGAGAGCTGCCACAAATTCGCATCACTCTCCCGGGGCTCACTCTGAGTCAAGCCACCACAATGAAGAGGACTCGACCAGTTCAGATATCCCGTGTCCCAGGCTGTCATCGCCTATGTCCGGAGAGAATACCTACTCACAGCCCCAATCTCCATCAAGTGCTAATACCAAGGTTTTGCCTCCCAAGAAAGGACGGGGTTTGAAACTAGAGGCAATAGTGCAGAAAATCACACCAAATATTAAAAAGCCAGTAGGCCATGCTGATGATGAGTCAAATCATTACCCAGGATTCTCTCACTCAGAACTACCAGCCTTTAATGATTCACAGGACCAAGACCTAGCACATTTCCCCCGAGTTACAGGAGGGAATGATAGTTACATGGATGACAGTCACTCATTAAACAACATAATTCCCTTCAGAGGAGTTGATGAGACTGGACCTTTACCTCCATCTGCTTATCCATGTGATCCCCTTCAGACAGCCCAAGCCCTCAAACAACAAGACTTTGACTTTGGATTGGGGGCTTCTGTGGCATCAGCATCTGATGACAAGGAGGACTTTGCCTTGCTCGGACCtttgccccctcctcctcctcttcctcgtccagTCCAGGGTTCGCCACCTCCGTCCTCCTCAGCCCTGTCAGATATTCAGCATTTCACCAACACTTACCAGGAGCTCGAGACAAGACGAGGAGAGCAATCTGCGGCTAATCTTCTCCGACAGAAACTTCAAGAATCTGACATGGGATTTGATGATTATCCTGGAAGTGACTACTACGGAACCACCCCGCCCCACCACAGCCAGGCTCAAGGACATATGCTGAACAGACATCAGTTGTCCTCCTCGAGGTCCAGTCTGTCTCCAGATTCTAAGAACTCGGATAGTCTTGTGCCCAAAGGCTATTTCCCATCTGGCAAAAAGAAGGGCAGGCCCGTAGGGAGTGTGAATAAACAAAAACGGGCCCAGAACCAGGCCCAAACACCGTCCCAGGCCCAATCTCAAGGCCAGACACCGAACACAGCTCTGAGTACTGCTCCATCCTCCCCCACTCCTTCTACAGGCACCGCTCCAACTCCACAGACAGAGCTGACTCCCAGCAGCACACCAGCCCCTGCAGAGCATCCGCTGTCAGATGATAAAATCACTCCCCCACTCGACCCCCCAGTTTTAACCCAGGTAGTGAAAGTGGATGTCGAGAGTGAGGACACGCAGCCAGAGACTGAGGTCAAACCTGTGCGACGGAGACGCAGAGGCGTCAAAGACGAAGACGGGCCCCTAGAAgcaagagggagacagaggaggaggaggagagggggggcagcGGCGGCACCATCAGTGGCCAAAGATGACCCAGATACACCTTTAGGGGCAGGAGGGGGTCTCGGCACAAGCAGAGCATTCACAGATTCAAATAGAAAAGGCCCGTTTTTTCCACACATACACGTGGAAAATAAAGTTCCAGAGATTGGGGCGGTGTGCACCATTGTTAATGCTGAGGAAGAGAAGATGAAAGGGGAGCGAAGTGCAGTTGCAGGGAAAGCAGGCGGCAGTGGAATTGATTCTCTCCTGACCTCAGCTCTTTCCTCCCAGGTATCTAAGAGAGACAAAGAATCTGAGAGAAGGCCGACAGACGAGGTGGAAACTACACTTCAGTCAGGAAAAGCACTTCCTTCTTCTGGCTATGTTGTTTCAGGCCCTGTGATCACAGAGACCGATCACTCTGGCCGCCTGCTTTGTTGCCTGTGTCAGAAATGGGCAAATTACAAACACCTCGGAGATCTCTACGGGCCTTTCTACCGGGCTGAATACGCTGCAAAGCTCCCCAAGAACCAGCCTCAGGTCAGACAGTGTCAAGCCACCACaggcacaaacaaaacaggacCAAATCCAGACATGAGCTCAAATTATCTGAGCACGATCCAAGACTCCCAAACACCAGAGGCTCAGTTTCCCAAGCCTGTAACTGAGAGCGACTATGCCATCAGCCTCGATTCAAACCCAGCGTCCCTCAGCACTCCAGTTAGAACTGCCTCCCCTGCTGGAAGAGAGGATATGATGATGCATGTGGCTGGAAAGCTCAGTAACACCGCCTCCTCCtactcctgctcctcctcttcctcctcctcctcctcctccactaccaccaccaccaccaccagtaAAACAAAATTTCTAACCTGGGACATGAATCTAGATACCCGACCTATTCCCCAGCTTAAGAGGGAGCTCGACCTTGAGGCTGACCCGCAGCAGGTgcagaaacagctgctgctgcagccgccgcCTGACGAAGCTCTACAGCGACCTCAACACAGAAAGCTGACCTCGCATCCCCGCTTCAAGAGGAGGCACAAATCGAGTGAGGACTCTCCCAGGATGGTGCCGTCCAACAGCAAGGCGTCTCTGCCCTTCCAGCCCCCTCCGCCGGCCTTGGACTCCCTGGGACCATTGGCACAACTCGCCCAGCTCCCTCAGATGCCCATGGACCCAGAGGAGCTGTGGGTCCACGAATGTTGTATAGTGTGGACCAGTGGAGTGTACCTCGTCAATGGGAGGCTCTATGGCCTGCAGGAGGCACTAGATGGCGCCAGAGAAACA AGCTGCTCATACTGTGAGATGGTCGGCTCAACGCTGGGCTGCCACAGCAAAGGCTGCACACTTCGCTATCATTACATGTGTGCTATCGAAGCAG ATTGCTCTCTGAATGAAGACAACTACTCTCTGCGGTGTCCGAAGCACAAGGTAAAGAAGGAGAG